Proteins found in one Verrucomicrobiia bacterium genomic segment:
- a CDS encoding DUF2905 domain-containing protein has translation MNDIGKALVVIGIALVVLGVLFSLGGRLPWLGRLPGDIDIKREHFRFYFPVMTCLVISIVVTLLFRLFGRR, from the coding sequence ATGAATGACATCGGCAAAGCTCTGGTTGTTATCGGGATCGCGCTGGTTGTGCTCGGGGTTCTATTCTCGCTCGGTGGCCGGTTGCCTTGGTTGGGGCGATTGCCGGGTGACATCGATATCAAACGCGAACACTTCCGATTCTATTTTCCCGTGATGACATGCCTGGTTATCAGCATCGTTGTTACGTTGCTTTTCCGGTTGTTCGGGAGGCGCTAG
- the tkt gene encoding transketolase, which yields MMMIPVTLDNPTTKPLDQLCIDTIRTLAMDGVQKANSGHPGAPMGLAPVGYWLWEKFLRHNPENPQWPNRDRFVLSGGHGSMLLYSLLHLTGYDLPMSELERFRQLGSRTPGHPEYGLTVGVETTTGPLGQGFTNSVGMAIAERWLAEHFNRDGHEIINYRTYAMGGDGDMMEGICSEAASLAAHLGLHKLLWIYDNNKISIEGKTSLSFSEDVGARFKAYGWFVQHVADANDLKALNRALKRALKQTGKPSFIVVNSHIGFGAPTKQDTNEAHGEPLGEEEVRKTKERYGWPPDAKFLVPDEVAKHMRKQFRRGRKLEKEWQAKFDAFAQAQPALAAEWKLIQNREMPAGWDKDIPTFPADPKGLATRISNNKVLNAVAKNVPWLIGGAADLAPSTKTLIADGGDFEKGSYNGRNFHFGVREHAMAGIVNGMVLSKLRAYGAGFLIFSDYARGSIRLSAVMEIPMLHIFTHDSIGVGEDGPTHEPVEHLMSLRAIPHMVVIRPGDANEVAEAWRVMMEEKKHPILLALTRQAVPTLDRTKYAPASGLRQGAYILSDSQGQPDIILIGTGSELQWCVEAGEKLKSEGVKVRVVSMPSTAIFDRQPQEYRDRVLPPSVRKRLSVEAGVTLGWQKYVGIDGASVGQDRFGASAPVKDVMNHFGFTAENVYNHAKTLLATRP from the coding sequence ATGATGATGATACCCGTGACATTGGATAATCCGACGACCAAGCCGCTCGACCAGCTTTGCATCGACACCATCCGCACGCTCGCGATGGATGGCGTGCAAAAAGCCAACTCGGGCCATCCGGGCGCGCCAATGGGTCTGGCGCCCGTTGGCTATTGGCTTTGGGAGAAATTTCTGCGGCACAACCCGGAGAATCCCCAGTGGCCAAACCGCGATCGGTTTGTGTTGTCGGGCGGACACGGCTCGATGTTGCTCTATAGCCTGCTGCATTTGACCGGGTACGATTTGCCGATGAGTGAGTTGGAGCGCTTCCGGCAGTTGGGCAGCCGTACGCCGGGTCATCCGGAATACGGGCTGACCGTTGGCGTGGAAACGACCACCGGGCCGCTGGGGCAGGGATTCACCAACTCAGTCGGCATGGCCATCGCCGAGCGCTGGCTTGCCGAACATTTCAACCGCGACGGCCACGAGATCATCAACTATCGCACGTACGCCATGGGGGGCGACGGCGACATGATGGAGGGCATCTGTTCCGAAGCCGCCTCGCTCGCGGCGCACCTCGGCCTGCACAAGCTGCTGTGGATTTACGACAACAACAAGATCAGCATCGAGGGCAAGACCTCTCTCTCCTTCAGCGAGGACGTCGGGGCGCGCTTCAAGGCCTACGGTTGGTTTGTCCAGCACGTGGCCGACGCCAACGACCTCAAGGCGCTCAACCGCGCCCTCAAGCGGGCGCTCAAGCAAACCGGCAAGCCGTCGTTTATCGTCGTCAATAGCCACATCGGGTTCGGCGCGCCCACGAAGCAGGACACAAACGAGGCCCACGGTGAACCACTCGGCGAAGAAGAGGTTCGCAAGACCAAGGAGCGGTACGGGTGGCCGCCCGACGCGAAATTCCTCGTGCCGGACGAAGTCGCGAAGCACATGCGCAAACAATTCCGGCGCGGGCGAAAACTGGAAAAGGAATGGCAGGCGAAATTTGACGCGTTCGCGCAGGCCCAGCCGGCCCTCGCTGCGGAATGGAAGTTAATCCAGAACCGCGAGATGCCCGCTGGCTGGGACAAGGACATCCCGACTTTCCCCGCCGATCCGAAAGGTCTGGCCACACGCATATCCAACAACAAAGTGCTCAATGCTGTCGCCAAGAATGTCCCCTGGCTCATCGGCGGCGCCGCCGATCTCGCGCCGTCCACCAAGACCTTGATTGCTGATGGCGGCGATTTCGAAAAAGGATCGTACAATGGCCGCAATTTCCACTTTGGGGTGCGCGAACATGCCATGGCGGGCATCGTCAATGGTATGGTGCTTTCCAAACTTCGCGCGTACGGCGCAGGCTTCCTGATTTTCTCCGACTACGCCCGCGGCTCGATTCGCTTGAGTGCCGTCATGGAGATCCCGATGCTGCATATCTTCACCCACGACAGCATCGGCGTCGGTGAAGACGGCCCTACGCATGAGCCCGTAGAGCACCTCATGTCCCTGCGCGCCATCCCACACATGGTGGTCATCCGTCCCGGTGATGCCAACGAAGTGGCCGAGGCGTGGCGCGTAATGATGGAGGAGAAGAAGCACCCGATCCTCCTCGCCCTCACGCGACAGGCGGTCCCCACGCTCGACCGCACGAAGTATGCGCCGGCGTCCGGACTGCGACAAGGCGCGTATATCCTCAGCGATTCCCAAGGACAACCGGACATTATCCTCATCGGCACCGGCTCGGAGTTGCAGTGGTGTGTCGAGGCCGGCGAGAAATTGAAGTCGGAAGGCGTGAAGGTTCGTGTGGTCAGCATGCCCTCAACAGCAATCTTCGATCGTCAACCTCAGGAATATCGGGACCGTGTCCTGCCGCCGTCCGTGCGGAAACGTCTCTCCGTCGAAGCCGG
- a CDS encoding response regulator — translation MNILVAEDDSVSRRILHRNLTRLGHTVSEAGNGVEAWSILQHEPIRIVVSDWMMPEMSGLELCRHIRERNDSNYTYFILLTAREGDENYREAMTAGVDDFLTKPLDREELEIRLRVAERIIGFATQVRQLKELLPICMYCKKIRDDHDYWKVIEEYIHQYTGTDFSHGICPDCYEKIAVPQIEAALRNKTGAQLQESRQ, via the coding sequence ATGAATATACTCGTAGCGGAAGACGACAGTGTGTCACGGCGGATCCTGCACCGCAACCTCACCCGGCTTGGCCACACTGTCTCGGAGGCCGGCAACGGCGTTGAAGCGTGGTCGATTCTTCAACATGAACCGATCCGCATCGTGGTCAGCGACTGGATGATGCCGGAGATGAGCGGACTGGAATTGTGCCGCCACATTCGTGAACGCAACGACTCCAATTACACCTATTTCATCCTGTTGACAGCGCGCGAGGGCGATGAGAATTACCGCGAAGCCATGACCGCCGGTGTGGACGACTTCCTAACCAAGCCGCTGGACCGCGAGGAATTGGAAATTCGGCTGCGGGTGGCCGAACGCATCATCGGGTTCGCGACACAAGTGCGGCAATTGAAAGAACTCCTGCCAATTTGCATGTATTGCAAAAAGATCCGCGACGATCACGATTACTGGAAGGTCATTGAAGAATACATCCACCAGTACACGGGCACTGATTTCAGCCACGGAATTTGTCCCGACTGTTACGAAAAGATCGCCGTACCGCAGATTGAGGCCGCCTTGCGGAACAAAACGGGTGCCCAACTGCAGGAGAGTCGTCAATGA
- a CDS encoding RedB protein: MSSTTRQRIQIAVSVLWLVIVGLGTGMLWKYSNTPNPDPTPPVHWPAATTIPRTDGQATLVMFVHPRCSCTSASMGELAVLMAHCQGLVNTRVLFFRPSGSHEDWTHSDLWHAAAAIPGVTVQTDEDGREARLFHAETSGHTALYDAQGQLVFDGGITASRGHSGDNDGRDAIMALLHGKTTERAQTPVYGCLILHPESKTTDGAK, encoded by the coding sequence ATGAGTTCGACCACCCGTCAACGAATCCAGATTGCAGTCAGCGTGCTCTGGCTGGTCATCGTTGGTTTGGGGACCGGGATGCTTTGGAAGTACAGCAACACACCGAACCCGGACCCTACGCCTCCCGTTCACTGGCCGGCTGCGACCACGATCCCGCGGACGGATGGCCAGGCTACCCTCGTTATGTTTGTCCACCCACGTTGCTCCTGCACCAGCGCCAGCATGGGCGAACTGGCGGTCTTGATGGCGCACTGCCAGGGTCTCGTGAACACCCGGGTGCTGTTCTTTCGACCCAGCGGATCCCACGAGGATTGGACCCATTCCGATCTCTGGCATGCGGCTGCCGCCATCCCCGGTGTAACCGTCCAAACCGATGAAGATGGCCGCGAAGCCCGGCTCTTCCATGCCGAAACTTCCGGCCACACGGCGCTGTATGACGCGCAGGGACAACTGGTTTTTGATGGCGGGATCACGGCTTCTCGCGGGCACTCGGGCGACAATGACGGACGCGACGCGATCATGGCCTTGCTCCACGGCAAGACCACAGAACGCGCCCAGACCCCGGTGTATGGCTGCCTCATCCTTCATCCAGAATCAAAAACCACCGACGGAGCAAAATGA
- the aat gene encoding leucyl/phenylalanyl-tRNA--protein transferase, which yields MLEPELVLTAYRRGIFPMAVDQRGRIGWFSPDPRAVIPLDDRFHVPHGLRRVWLRKKFEITYDADFPTVIGECARRKEGTWISPGINKCYCQLHRLGHAHSVETWLQGRLVGGLYGVTLGGAFFGESMFHRATDASKVALVALVERLRARGFVLLDTQWTTPHLQQFGTFEIPRHEYLWRLEHALKLECTF from the coding sequence GTGCTCGAGCCTGAACTTGTGCTGACTGCGTATCGACGCGGCATCTTCCCGATGGCCGTCGACCAACGCGGCCGCATTGGGTGGTTTTCGCCCGATCCGCGCGCGGTCATTCCCCTCGACGACCGGTTCCACGTCCCGCACGGGCTGCGGCGCGTGTGGCTGCGGAAAAAATTCGAAATCACATACGACGCGGACTTCCCGACCGTCATTGGCGAGTGCGCCAGGCGCAAGGAAGGCACGTGGATTTCGCCGGGAATCAATAAATGCTATTGCCAATTGCACCGGCTCGGCCACGCGCATAGTGTGGAGACGTGGTTGCAGGGGAGGCTCGTCGGTGGCTTGTACGGTGTGACACTGGGCGGCGCGTTCTTCGGGGAGAGTATGTTCCACCGCGCGACCGACGCCTCGAAGGTGGCGCTTGTGGCCCTCGTGGAACGATTACGCGCCCGCGGATTTGTGCTGCTGGACACGCAATGGACCACCCCGCACTTGCAGCAGTTCGGCACTTTCGAAATCCCGCGCCACGAATACCTCTGGCGTCTCGAACACGCCTTGAAGTTGGAGTGTACGTTCTGA
- a CDS encoding response regulator, which produces MMDLTTSTPERSEATNRRIHQLFEESQEQLHKRTDHMFAALMALQWLAGIVAALWISPRAWVGQTSYVHLHVWAALLLGGAISGFPIFLALTQPGKTLTRHVIAIGQMLTSALLIHLTGGRIETHFHVFGSLAFLAFYRDWRVMLSATIVVAADHFARGMLWPQSVFGVLTASHWRWIEHAAWVLFEDTFLLLSIRQNLTEMSGVAERQAELEAVNANIENKVAERTLELTTENAERKRAEEELRRSEKRFRSSMEYAAIGMALVAPDGRWLRVNRALCKIVGYCEAELLATDFQSITHPDDLEEDLKNVRKILAGEIDAYEMEKRYIHKEGHSVWIQLNVSLVRDADGQPLHFISQIQDITERKRQASELAAARDVAVESARVKAEFLANMSHEIRTPMNGIIGMTGLLLDSPLNPEQHEFVDTIRTCGDTLLTLINDILDLSKIEAGKLAFETIDLDLRHAVEGVVELLAERAQSKRLELVSLVHHDVLTSLRGDPGRLRQVLMNLVSNAIKFTEHGEVVVRAVRHAETDRDVIVRFTVQDTGIGISEETRGRLFQAFSQEDGSTTRKYGGTGLGLAISKRLVEMMGGEIGVDSTPGVGSIFWFTARFEKQPNTSVVDVACAQDLRAARILVVDDNATNRRIVRLQLKSWDIASDEASSAEEALLVMRREYDAGHPFDLVVLDMQMPSVDGLQLARNIKSDPALADTRLVMMTSLGKTEHDAEITEAGILLCLTKPVKQSKLYDALATAMSNSTNDVLDPLASNASSASASVTPSASRGNARILVAEDNPVNQKVILRQLAKMGYAADAVANGLEVLQALTRIPYDLVLMDCQMPEMDGYAATRELRRRSGSSARVPIIALTAHAMEGDREKCFVAGMDDYISKPVNVEELQAKLARWLSLRPPVAEATVAPSSVDEPVDLPLLRNVADGDTEFMNELVELYLVDAGKRVAALRHAVTSGAVTDVEQIAHTLAGASMASGMRAVAPPLRKLERMARAGQLVDATALVEEVATQLDRTRDFLATALLSNSEQVAVVTG; this is translated from the coding sequence ATGATGGACTTAACAACGTCGACGCCAGAACGTAGCGAAGCGACCAACCGTCGCATTCACCAACTCTTCGAGGAGAGCCAGGAACAACTCCACAAACGCACCGACCACATGTTTGCCGCGTTGATGGCCCTACAGTGGCTCGCGGGCATCGTTGCGGCCTTGTGGATTTCCCCGAGAGCGTGGGTCGGACAGACCAGCTACGTCCATCTGCACGTTTGGGCGGCCCTGCTGCTAGGCGGCGCTATCTCAGGCTTTCCCATCTTCCTTGCGCTCACCCAACCGGGAAAAACGCTGACCCGCCATGTCATCGCCATCGGGCAGATGTTGACCTCTGCGCTGTTGATCCACCTGACCGGCGGGCGCATCGAGACTCATTTTCATGTATTTGGTTCCCTGGCATTCCTGGCTTTTTACCGGGACTGGCGGGTCATGCTCTCCGCCACGATCGTCGTGGCTGCAGACCATTTTGCCCGGGGAATGTTGTGGCCGCAGTCCGTGTTTGGGGTCCTCACGGCCAGCCACTGGCGCTGGATCGAACACGCTGCCTGGGTGCTGTTTGAAGACACATTCCTTCTCCTCTCGATCCGCCAGAATCTGACCGAAATGTCCGGCGTGGCCGAACGCCAGGCGGAACTCGAGGCGGTCAACGCGAACATTGAAAACAAGGTCGCCGAGAGGACACTGGAATTGACGACCGAGAACGCCGAACGCAAGCGCGCCGAGGAAGAGTTGCGTCGCAGCGAGAAGCGCTTCCGCAGCTCGATGGAGTATGCGGCGATCGGCATGGCCCTGGTGGCGCCCGATGGCCGCTGGCTCCGCGTGAACCGCGCGCTCTGCAAAATCGTCGGCTACTGCGAGGCCGAATTGCTGGCGACAGATTTCCAATCCATCACCCACCCGGACGACCTGGAAGAAGACTTGAAGAATGTCCGCAAAATCCTGGCCGGCGAGATCGACGCTTACGAGATGGAGAAACGCTACATCCACAAGGAGGGTCATTCCGTGTGGATTCAGCTCAACGTCTCACTCGTGCGCGATGCCGACGGTCAGCCGCTGCATTTCATCTCGCAAATTCAGGACATTACTGAACGCAAACGCCAGGCCAGCGAACTCGCAGCTGCCCGCGACGTGGCTGTGGAATCAGCGCGGGTGAAGGCGGAGTTCCTTGCCAACATGAGCCATGAAATCCGCACACCGATGAACGGCATCATCGGCATGACCGGCTTGCTGCTCGATTCACCGCTCAATCCCGAGCAACACGAGTTCGTGGACACTATCCGGACTTGCGGTGATACGTTGCTCACACTCATCAATGATATCCTCGACCTGTCCAAAATCGAGGCCGGCAAGCTGGCTTTCGAAACGATCGACCTTGATCTGCGCCATGCAGTCGAGGGCGTCGTCGAACTGCTAGCCGAGCGCGCGCAGAGCAAGCGGCTCGAGCTGGTCTCGCTGGTGCATCATGACGTCCTGACATCGCTGCGCGGTGACCCGGGACGGTTGCGCCAGGTACTGATGAACCTCGTTTCCAACGCGATTAAGTTCACCGAGCATGGTGAGGTCGTCGTCCGGGCCGTCCGCCACGCCGAGACAGACCGGGACGTGATCGTGCGCTTCACCGTGCAGGACACAGGCATTGGTATTAGCGAAGAGACACGGGGACGCTTGTTCCAGGCATTCAGCCAGGAGGACGGATCGACAACGCGCAAGTATGGCGGGACGGGACTCGGGCTCGCCATCTCGAAGCGCCTGGTCGAGATGATGGGTGGAGAAATTGGCGTCGATAGCACGCCCGGTGTCGGCTCGATCTTCTGGTTCACCGCCCGCTTTGAGAAACAGCCGAATACATCTGTTGTTGATGTGGCGTGCGCCCAGGATTTACGCGCCGCCCGCATTCTCGTCGTTGATGACAACGCGACCAACCGCCGGATCGTCCGCCTGCAACTCAAATCCTGGGACATCGCGAGCGATGAGGCGAGCAGCGCCGAGGAAGCGCTCCTGGTAATGCGCCGCGAATACGATGCGGGCCACCCATTCGACCTGGTGGTGCTCGACATGCAGATGCCGTCCGTCGATGGCCTTCAATTGGCGCGCAACATCAAGTCTGACCCCGCGCTGGCAGACACGCGTCTAGTTATGATGACCTCCCTCGGCAAGACCGAGCATGACGCCGAAATCACCGAGGCGGGCATCCTGCTCTGCCTCACCAAGCCGGTCAAGCAATCGAAACTTTACGACGCGCTGGCGACTGCCATGTCCAACAGCACCAACGACGTGCTCGACCCGCTGGCCTCGAACGCATCTTCCGCGTCGGCCTCCGTGACCCCCTCGGCGTCACGCGGCAACGCGCGCATTCTCGTTGCCGAGGACAACCCGGTGAATCAGAAAGTGATCCTGCGCCAACTCGCCAAGATGGGTTATGCCGCTGACGCGGTGGCCAATGGCCTCGAGGTGTTGCAGGCGCTCACGCGCATACCATACGACCTTGTCCTGATGGATTGCCAGATGCCCGAGATGGACGGCTACGCGGCCACGAGAGAGTTGCGTCGTCGTTCGGGTAGCTCAGCCCGCGTGCCCATCATCGCCCTCACGGCCCATGCCATGGAAGGTGACCGCGAGAAATGCTTTGTTGCGGGCATGGACGACTATATCAGCAAGCCGGTCAATGTGGAGGAACTGCAGGCTAAACTGGCGCGCTGGCTTTCGCTGAGACCACCCGTAGCGGAGGCGACCGTGGCACCGAGCTCGGTGGATGAGCCCGTCGACCTGCCGCTGTTGCGCAATGTCGCCGACGGCGACACCGAGTTCATGAACGAACTTGTCGAGCTTTACCTTGTCGATGCCGGAAAACGCGTCGCCGCGCTCCGCCACGCCGTGACCAGCGGCGCCGTGACTGACGTTGAACAGATTGCCCATACACTGGCGGGCGCCAGCATGGCCTCCGGCATGCGCGCGGTCGCGCCGCCGCTGCGCAAGCTTGAGCGCATGGCCCGCGCCGGTCAACTCGTTGATGCCACCGCGCTCGTCGAAGAGGTCGCCACACAACTGGATCGCACCCGCGACTTCCTCGCAACCGCCCTCCTGAGCAACAGTGAGCAGGTTGCCGTCGTGACCGGCTAA